Proteins encoded by one window of Kribbella italica:
- a CDS encoding FHA domain-containing protein FhaB/FipA, whose product MSELTLTLIKLGFLALLWMFVLAVLSVIRSDLFGAKVDSRALAPAAAAPGRTPKPAKPNKKKKGLPGSVTIADGPQAGVGATLHEEPVVIGRGSDCQIRLDDDYSSTRHSRLFLSEGQWWVEDLGSTNGTYLDGQRVTRPVPAEIGGSIRIGRTTLNIAK is encoded by the coding sequence ATGTCGGAACTGACGCTGACCCTGATCAAACTGGGGTTCCTGGCCCTGCTCTGGATGTTCGTCCTGGCGGTGCTGTCCGTGATCCGCTCGGACCTGTTCGGCGCCAAGGTGGACAGCCGCGCGCTGGCCCCGGCCGCGGCGGCGCCCGGCCGGACCCCGAAACCGGCCAAGCCGAACAAGAAGAAGAAAGGCCTGCCCGGCTCGGTGACCATCGCCGACGGCCCGCAGGCCGGAGTCGGCGCGACCCTGCACGAGGAGCCCGTGGTGATCGGCCGCGGCTCGGACTGCCAGATCCGTCTCGACGACGACTACTCCTCCACCCGGCACTCCCGGTTGTTCCTGTCGGAGGGCCAGTGGTGGGTCGAGGACCTCGGCTCCACCAACGGCACCTACCTGGACGGCCAGCGGGTCACCCGGCCGGTCCCCGCCGAGATCGGCGGCTCGATCCGGATCGGCCGGACGACGTTGAACATCGCGAAGTAG
- a CDS encoding FhaA domain-containing protein, producing the protein MRPLQRFERRLEGIVSGVFARAFKGDVEPIELAAALKREIDNTARILSRDRRLVPNHFTVELGPEDFERLNAYGRTLNHELANELRDHADIQRYTFSGPIEIELTQQDDLPTGKFRVVSQTVGTQQRSRPQPPPPPDPYAEPYGGETVMQSAPPPPPAPAPIRRGHPQVMLEVNGRRRPVNPPGVVLGRGTDADIQINDPGVSRRHAEIRLMPEGPGGVRVVLVDLGSTNGTLVNGRRAAEADLVDGSTVRIGNTTMTLRLADEPIAQPPSSGW; encoded by the coding sequence GTGCGACCGCTGCAGCGCTTCGAACGGCGCCTGGAGGGCATCGTGAGCGGTGTCTTCGCGCGTGCGTTCAAGGGCGACGTGGAGCCGATCGAGCTCGCCGCCGCACTCAAGCGGGAGATCGACAACACCGCCCGGATCCTGTCCCGGGACCGCCGGCTGGTCCCGAACCACTTCACCGTCGAGCTCGGCCCGGAGGACTTCGAGCGGCTGAACGCCTACGGCCGCACCCTGAACCACGAGCTCGCGAACGAACTCCGTGACCACGCGGACATCCAGCGCTACACCTTCTCCGGACCGATCGAGATCGAGTTGACCCAGCAGGACGACCTGCCGACCGGCAAGTTCCGCGTCGTCAGCCAGACGGTCGGGACGCAGCAGCGCTCCCGTCCCCAGCCGCCCCCGCCACCGGACCCGTACGCCGAGCCGTACGGCGGTGAGACCGTGATGCAGAGCGCGCCCCCGCCGCCCCCGGCACCGGCGCCGATCCGTCGCGGTCACCCGCAGGTGATGCTCGAGGTGAACGGCCGCCGCCGCCCGGTGAACCCGCCCGGCGTCGTGCTCGGCCGCGGTACCGACGCGGACATCCAGATCAACGACCCGGGTGTCTCCCGCAGGCACGCCGAGATCCGGCTGATGCCGGAAGGCCCCGGCGGGGTCCGGGTGGTGCTGGTCGACCTGGGTTCGACCAACGGCACGCTGGTCAACGGCCGCCGCGCCGCGGAGGCCGACCTGGTCGACGGATCGACCGTGCGGATCGGGAACACGACGATGACGCTGCGCCTGGCGGACGAGCCGATCGCCCAGCCGCCGAGCAGCGGGTGGTGA